The following coding sequences lie in one Serinus canaria isolate serCan28SL12 chromosome 12, serCan2020, whole genome shotgun sequence genomic window:
- the GPX1 gene encoding glutathione peroxidase 1 yields MAATGAAGRAAGLQGLEAKPLGAAKPLSLGSLQGKVLLVVNVASLUGTTKRDFLQLNELQQRFGPRGLQVLGFPCNQFGHQENCTNDEILPSLEHVRPGNGFKPNFMMFEKCEVNGKNAHPLFTFLKEALPFPHDDPSSLMTNPQYIIWSPVCRNDIAWNFEKFLIGPDGVPFKRYSRNFETIKIQDDIELLLQKVA; encoded by the exons ATGGCGGCGACAGGAGCGGCTGGGCGTGCGgcggggctgcaggggctggaggcGAAGCCCCTGGGCGCGGCGAAGCCGCTGTCGCTGGGCTCGCTGCAGGgcaaggtgctgctggtggtCAATGTGGCGTCGCTCTGAGGCACGACCAAGCGCGATTTCCTGCAGCTCAATGAGCTGCAGCAGCGCTTCGGCCCCCGCGGGCTCCAGGTCCTCGGCTTCCCCTGCAACCAGTTCGGCCACCAG GAAAACTGCACCAACGATGAGATCCTTCCTTCGCTCGAGCACGTTCGTCCTGGCAACGGCTTCAAGCCCAACTTCATGATGTTCGAGAAGTGCGAGGTGAACGGGAAGAACGCGCACCCTCTCTTCACCTTCCTGAAAGAGGCGCTGCCCTTCCCGCACGACGACCCCTCGTCGCTGATGACCAACCCGCAGTACATCATCTGGTCCCCGGTCTGCCGCAATGACATCGCCTGGAACTTCGAGAAGTTCCTCATTGGCCCCGACGGCGTGCCCTTCAAACGCTACAGCCGCAATTTCGAAACCATCAAGATCCAGGACGACATTGAGTTGCTTCTGCAGAAGGTTGCCTAG